One window of the Pieris rapae chromosome 11, ilPieRapa1.1, whole genome shotgun sequence genome contains the following:
- the LOC110994072 gene encoding G-protein coupled receptor Mth produces the protein MKIVFLFVLLGCGITLGLKQCCPDNVIMRSGGYCRMTRVNMNCTLGHMLLKDVIVNGTSLSTMDSPEYVFTDDPDRYCLSQMYKNQSLPQLGTIPVAVMCYEEIKLSNDIETSGILTLVSVVFLLATSAVYIYLPQLRDLQGICYICMCMSMALGFLSLGSMQISPGFSEDMCTVAGFLVYFWMMATFFWMNVISINMYRTVQDATYLKKTERKQCLIYNSYAWGCTLAFLVIALTTNFIEGDHYKPGIGQGSCWFNGRAETWLYFYGPVAILIAINVILFILSSYSLWTHNKKYEVNKLNYLKRKFLVSLKLFLVMGINWIFEIASFAHGEKHILWKIMDTFNCLQGIVIFLILVILRRRAMRGLAEEGFCLFVTRPLANKLSPDDDADEEQMLDDTVEVRLN, from the exons ATCGTCTTCCTCTTCGTATTATTAGGATGTGGGATTACCCTGGGTTTAAAACAATGCTGCCCAGATAACGTTATAATGAGATCGGGCGGTTACTGCAGAATGACACGAGTCAATATGAACTGCACTTTGGGGCACATGCTTTTGAAAGATGTTATTGTGAATGGAACTAGCTTGTCTACTATGGATTCTCCTGAATACGTATTCACAGATGATCCAGATCG ATACTGCCTGAgccaaatgtataaaaatcagAGTTTACCTCAGCTAGGCACGATTCCAGTTGCTGTGATGTGTTATGAAGAGATAAAACTCTCCAATGATATTGAGACTAGTGGTATTCTCACTCTGGTGTCAGTTGTATTTCTGCTTGCTACTTCGGCTGTGTACATTTATCTACCACAACTCAG AGACCTACAAGGAATATGCTACATCTGCATGTGCATGAGTATGGCACTTGGTTTTCTATCACTCGGCAGTATGCAGATAAGTCCTGGATTTAGCGAAGACATGTGCACAGTAGCAG GTTTCCTAGTCTACTTTTGGATGATGGCAACATTTTTCTGGATGAATGTGATAAGCATCAACATGTATCGCACAGTACA GGATGCAACATATCTGAAAAAGACGGAACGAAAGCAGTGCCTTATCTACAACAGTTATGCTTGGGGTTGCACCTTGGCTTTCCTCGTAATAGCCCTAACCACGAACTTCATAGAGGGAGATCACTACAAGCCCGGTATAGGCCAAGGCTCCTGCTGGTTTAACG GGCGCGCTGAAACCTGGCTTTACTTCTATGGCCCCGTCGCGATCCTCATTGCAATTAATGTCATCCTTTTTATACTATCCTCCTACAGCTTATGGACTCACAACAAGAAATATGAGGTTAACAaactaaattatcttaaacgCAA ATTCCTTGTATCGCTGAAACTATTTCTTGTAATGGGGATTAATTGGATATTTGAAATAGCCAGTTTTGCACATGGCGAGAAACATATCCTTTG GAAAATAATGGACACCTTCAACTGTCTCCAAGGTATCGTGATATTTCTGATACTGGTAATTCTAAGACGTCGTGCAATGCGAGGACTTGCCGAAGAAGGATTCTGTCTCTTCGTCACCAGACCACTTGCTAACAAATTAAGCCCAGATGATGATGCTGATGAAGAGCAAATGCTAGATGATACAGTAGAAGTTAGGCTTAATTAA
- the LOC110994070 gene encoding probable G-protein coupled receptor Mth-like 5: protein MMHYNVVFLVLFSIVLYTYAEVSDTDLNDLSEQQNSVQINKCCEENEIAVDSVCRLAEQYNATLWNPIFKTENGEEVKLKYFRFIHGVPNCETTELRPIFDLGKSEDKLNLLSDGRLKHLIHHQVNSESIKNDPLVTSTFNLHDIITMPDSKEPSSYIHNQNKYCMDKILITNSNTTGQYALVCVPEVKINWKDSDFLMKKILNPIFHAIAMILYLTVAIIYFVLPTLRDLAGNIISTINVCLIVSQAADFVRIFTELSNHVSFMVTDIILYISLLGAFFWLNSFGFYIWKTFKSRNVFLRVTDVRKYCYYSSVVWSSVALMAGMAICAHFLLDTGTNPYRKMKRQFSSSILVDDVEQETIGWLGIAIFFTPVAFTIIFNLFFYITTLKVIKRINIYGRIHYKLKGCFDLFLQMFLIMTISWLFLLLSWLNFDGLLYAHIVVNLLQAIFIFYTCVVRQSHVTFLLRKSCCYAQPVPTGEWGDEMTHMNGGNY from the exons ATGATGCATTATAACGTGGTATTCCTTGTACTGTTTTCAATTGTACTATACACTTATGCTGAAGTTAGCGATACAGACCTAAATGATTTGTCTGAGCAACAAAATTCCGTCCAAATCAACAAATGTTGTGAAGAAAACGAAATTGCTGTTGACTCAGTGTGTCGTTTAGCGGAACAATACAATGCAA CCCTTTGGAATCCAATATTTAAGACTGAAAATGGAGAGGAAGTtaaactgaagtattttagatttatacaTGGGGTACCAAATTGTGAAACAACTGAACTGAGACCTATATTTGACTTAGGAAAATCTGAAGACAA attgaACCTTCTGTCAGATGGACGATTGAAGCACTTAATTCATCATCAAGTAAATTcagaatcaattaaaaatgaccCTTTAGTTACAAGTACATTTAACTTGCATGACATCATTACAATGCCGGATTCAAAAGAACCATCATCATACAttcataatcaaaataaatattgtatggaTAAG attttaattacaaattccAATACAACAGGTCAATATGCACTTGTTTGTGTTCcagaagtaaaaataaattggaaGGACTCAGATTTCCTAATGAAAAAGATACTTAATCCTATATTTCATGCTATAGCAATGATTTTGTATTTGACAGttgctataatttattttgtattaccaACTCTAAGAGATTTGGCTGGAAATATCATAAgtacaataaatgtttgtcTTATTGTGAGCCAAGCGGCAGATTTTGTAAGAATATTTACAGAACTAAGTAATCATGTCAGTTTTATGGTGACAG atataattttatatataagcttATTAGGAGCCTTCTTCTGGTTAAACAGTTTTGGCTTTTATATATGGAAAACATTCaa ATCAAGAAATGTGTTTCTAAGAGTAACAGATGTGCGCAAATATTGTTACTATTCAAGTGTGGTCTGGTCAAGTGTAGCTCTAATGGCAGGGATGGCAATATgtgcacattttcttttgGATACAGGAACAAATCCATATAGGAAAATGAAAAGACAGTTTTCATCTTCAATACTTGTTGACGATGTGGAGCAAGAAACTATAG gtTGGCTTGGCAtagctatattttttaccCCAGTTGCATTTAccataatattcaatttattcttCTATATCACAACATTGAAGGTAATTAAgaggataaatatttatggaagGATACATTACAAGCTAAAAGGATG tttCGATTTATTCTTGCAAATGTTTCTGATAATGACAATATCATGGTTGTTCCTGCTATTATCATGGTTGAACTTTGATGGGTTGCTGTATGCACATATAGTAGTGAACTTATTGCAAGCCATCTTCATATTCTACACTTGTGTGGTAAGACAGTCTCATGTAACATTTTTACTTCGCAAAAGTTGTTGTTATGCTCAGCCTGTACCTACCGGGGAGTGGGGTGATGAAATGACTCATATGAATGGTGGTAATTATTAG
- the LOC110994079 gene encoding zinc finger protein 90-like, which yields MYESAEFSYRDFTEALDLEDRFDTDTLLFTHEIIENGTESIGKNCVPISEGITSPVKNNLLLSCNDSGQHFSIGTESTTELNAQSCQSDNNITSIIPIHTSFYDESTLLDENIVDQFLIPTPTSSNSNEDDKNNGPDILALFSCVICHDIFTTDADLLDHTILMHASINLSDSETGTTCTNSELQDTSSITNFDAEWLVCCICERVLSMALEIEPNEQLCCLDAFGKGCVGSRKLDAMFVCDVCNYLFADGEALDRHKLTCTRKNELNEQTPNEKMDMSCTYCRQEFPSEIELRNHEDSHRETRPHRTYKRSSDSKMWNCGSCNQLFATARELYRHKRGEDRPPGTPLMAYVCEECDKVLGSMCALHTHKKMHKVTKPVS from the exons atgtatgaatcTGCAGAATTTTCGTATAGAGACTTTACGGAAGCTTTGGATTTAGAAGATCGATTTGATACAGATACCCTTCTGTTTACTCatgaaataatagaaaatggaACGGAAAGTATTGGAAAAAATTGTGTACCTATATCTGAAGGGATAACATCCCctgttaaaaacaatttacttttaagttgTAACGATTCAGGGCAGCATTTTTCTATTGGAACTGAATCCACAACTGAACTAAATGCTCAGAGTTGCCAAAGTGACAACAATATTACTAGTATCATACCAATTCATACTTCCTTTTATGATGAATCAACATTATTAGATGAAAATATAGTAGACCAGTTTCTGATACCAACACCAACATCTTCAAATTCAaatgag GATGACAAGAATAACGGTCCAGATATTTTAGCGCTTTTTTCATGTGTAATCTGTCATGATATATTTACGACAGACGCTGATCTTTTAGATCATACTATTCTAATGCATGCTTCAATTAATTTGTCCGATTCTGAAACCGGTACTACTTGTACAAACTCCGAACTGCAAG aTACCAGCAGCATCACGAATTTTGACGCGGAATGGCTAGTATGTTGCATTTGTGAACGTGTATTATCGATGGCATTAGAAATCGAACCCAATG aacaATTGTGCTGTCTTGACGCTTTTGGCAAAGGGTGCGTCGGATCACGAAAACTTGACGCCATGTTTGTGTGCGATGTGTGTAACTATTTGTTCGCTGACGGAGAAGCACTTGATCGACATAAACTCACTTGTACACGTAAAAATGAattg aACGAACAAACACCTAACGAAAAGATGGACATGTCCTGTACGTATTGCAGGCAGGAGTTTCCCAGTGAAATCGAATTGAGGAACCACGAAGATAGCCATCGAGAAACACGTCCTCATCGCACGTATAAACGTAGTTCCGACAGTAAAATGTGGAATTGCGGGTCTTGTAATCAACTTTTTGCTACTGCAAG GGAGCTTTACCGTCACAAGAGGGGAGAAGACCGACCCCCAGGGACTCCATTAATGGCTTACGTTTGTGAAGAATGCGATAAGGTTTTGGGCAGCATGTGCGCTCTGCATACCCACAAGAAAATGCATAAAGTTACCAAACCAGTGAGTTAA
- the LOC110994051 gene encoding uncharacterized protein LOC110994051, translating into MKMWSDFQGSGGGCGAKRRAGSPCEGGGKVARWEDSIARLEAVAAGAGGGECWRGEDEERRACRRRWCGGWCGAHDTIRAENGKSYLELGGAAARACCDGRAAGRCASRRCYRERRLKMMNLCALKLARFRQTADPSLRRSVLVCNTLRGIEREMERESAEEAPFEPAGVAGGVTRCELLGARDPAAGRATPFPAAAPPDRDSGYGDEEQRSIDWGSVLSLSSRSALDPPEETWPDDWGWSEDSFVRLLVPTS; encoded by the coding sequence GGCTCGGGCGGCGGGTGCGGCGCCAAACGGCGAGCCGGATCCCCGTGCGAGGGCGGCGGCAAAGTCGCGCGCTGGGAAGACTCGATAGCGCGGCTGGAGGCCGTGGCCGCGGGAGCCGGCGGCGGAGAGTGCTGGCGCGGCGAAGACGAGGAGCGGCGCGCCTGCCGCCGGCGCTGGTGCGGCGGCTGGTGCGGCGCGCACGACACTATCCGCGCCGAGAACGGCAAGTCCTACCTCGAATTGGGCGGTGCAGCCGCGCGGGCCTGCTGCGACGGCAGGGCCGCAGGCCGATGCGCCTCGCGACGTTGCTATCGCGAAAGACGCCTGAAGATGATGAACCTATGCGCGCTGAAATTGGCGCGATTCCGTCAGACGGCGGACCCCTCGTTACGGCGCTCGGTGCTCGTGTGCAATACTTTGCGTGGCATCGAGAGGGAGATGGAACGCGAGAGCGCCGAGGAGGCGCCCTTCGAACCCGCGGGCGTTGCGGGTGGTGTAACACGCTGCGAGCTGCTGGGTGCGCGAGACCCGGCCGCCGGGCGCGCCACTCCCTTCCCTGCAGCGGCGCCGCCCGATCGAGACTCGGGCTACGGCGACGAGGAACAGCGCAGCATCGACTGGGGCTCCGTGCTGAGCCTGTCATCCCGCTCTGCGCTCGACCCCCCCGAGGAGACGTGGCCCGACGACTGGGGCTGGAGCGAGGACAGTTTCGTGCGGCTGCTGGTGCCGACGAGTTAG